One segment of Natronosalvus halobius DNA contains the following:
- a CDS encoding DUF547 domain-containing protein — MSTQLDPLSISADLLYTVKTDGERGALRDHLATLERSRLDRALGGRAEKLAFWLNCYNAYVQILLEDDPSLLEGGVLDRWKFFARDRVPIAGVWLSLNDIQHGFLRGSRHPWGMGYLPRPFPTAFERQFRLESVDPRIHFALNCGTESCPPVAVYSPSDVETELETATDWFLEENVSYEPRERVARVPRVFLWYRGDFGGSSGIRSFLERYDVIPSDVTPTLQYDEYDWSMDLGDYRRK, encoded by the coding sequence ATGTCGACCCAGCTCGACCCGCTCTCGATCTCGGCCGACCTACTCTACACGGTCAAGACGGACGGGGAGCGGGGCGCCCTCCGCGACCATCTCGCCACGCTCGAGCGATCGCGGCTCGACCGAGCGCTCGGCGGCCGCGCGGAGAAACTCGCCTTCTGGCTCAACTGCTACAACGCCTACGTACAGATCCTCCTCGAGGACGATCCCTCGCTGCTCGAAGGTGGTGTGCTCGACCGCTGGAAGTTCTTCGCCAGGGATCGCGTTCCGATCGCCGGCGTCTGGCTGAGTCTCAACGACATCCAACACGGGTTCCTTCGTGGCTCGAGACACCCCTGGGGGATGGGGTACCTGCCACGACCGTTCCCGACGGCCTTCGAGCGCCAGTTTCGGCTCGAGTCGGTCGATCCCCGGATCCACTTCGCGCTGAACTGCGGCACCGAAAGTTGTCCACCGGTCGCCGTCTACAGTCCGTCCGACGTCGAGACAGAACTCGAGACCGCGACCGACTGGTTCCTCGAGGAGAACGTGAGCTACGAGCCACGGGAACGCGTCGCCCGCGTGCCGCGCGTCTTCCTCTGGTACCGCGGCGATTTCGGCGGCTCGAGCGGGATTCGGTCGTTCCTCGAACGCTACGACGTGATTCCGTCCGACGTGACGCCGACGCTCCAGTACGACGAGTACGACTGGTCGATGGATCTGGGAGATTATCGCCGAAAGTAA
- the fni gene encoding type 2 isopentenyl-diphosphate Delta-isomerase: protein MPETSDRKDDHIRIIEEENVETSGTGFEDVELLHEALPEIHRDDIDTSVDLFGHELAAPIVIESMTGGHPNTTKINRSLAAAAQETGVAMGVGSQRAGLELDDPDLLESYTVVREAGPDAFLYGNVGAAQLLEYDVSDVERAVEMIDADAMAIHLNFLQEAVQPEGDVDARGCLEAIETVASKLSVPVIVKETGNGIARGTAKRLTAAGVDAIDVAGKGGTTWSGIESYRAAAVGATRQEHVGRRFRAWGVPTAVSTLEAASVHDTVIASGGVRSGLDVAKAIALGAQAGGLAKPFLSPAGQGTDAVVDLLETLRVELETAMFVTGSESVADLRKAEYVVLGRTKEYLEGRGHGR, encoded by the coding sequence ATGCCCGAGACATCCGACCGCAAAGACGACCACATCCGCATTATCGAAGAAGAAAACGTCGAGACCTCGGGGACCGGCTTCGAGGACGTCGAACTCCTCCACGAGGCGCTGCCGGAGATCCACCGGGACGATATCGATACGAGCGTGGATCTCTTCGGCCACGAACTCGCGGCCCCTATCGTCATCGAGAGCATGACCGGCGGCCACCCCAACACCACGAAGATCAACCGATCGCTCGCCGCCGCGGCCCAGGAGACGGGCGTCGCGATGGGCGTCGGCAGCCAGCGCGCCGGCCTCGAACTCGACGACCCGGACCTCCTGGAGTCCTACACCGTGGTCAGGGAGGCCGGCCCCGACGCGTTCCTCTACGGCAACGTCGGCGCCGCCCAGTTGCTCGAGTACGACGTGAGTGACGTCGAGCGCGCCGTGGAGATGATCGACGCGGACGCGATGGCGATCCACCTCAACTTCCTCCAGGAGGCGGTCCAGCCCGAGGGCGACGTCGACGCACGCGGCTGTCTCGAGGCGATCGAAACGGTCGCGAGCAAGCTTTCGGTGCCGGTGATCGTCAAGGAGACGGGCAACGGTATCGCCCGGGGCACCGCTAAGCGGCTGACGGCGGCGGGCGTCGACGCCATCGACGTCGCCGGAAAGGGTGGGACGACCTGGTCGGGCATCGAGTCCTATCGGGCGGCCGCCGTCGGCGCGACCCGTCAGGAACACGTCGGGCGACGCTTCCGAGCCTGGGGCGTCCCGACCGCGGTGAGCACGCTCGAAGCCGCAAGCGTTCACGACACCGTGATCGCCAGCGGCGGCGTTCGCTCCGGTCTGGACGTGGCGAAGGCCATCGCCCTCGGTGCGCAGGCTGGCGGTCTCGCCAAACCGTTTCTCTCGCCAGCCGGGCAGGGAACCGACGCGGTCGTCGACCTCCTCGAGACCCTCCGGGTCGAACTCGAGACGGCGATGTTCGTCACGGGGTCGGAATCCGTCGCGGACCTCCGAAAGGCGGAGTACGTCGTGCTCGGGCGAACGAAGGAGTATCTCGAGGGTCGAGGGCACGGGCGCTGA
- a CDS encoding helix-turn-helix transcriptional regulator translates to MGSALEDVEYLARSSHRVTVLASLSEAPRTRAELQESTGASASTISRTLRTLEQRRWAVRNGHCYEATPLGAYVATGVTDLLERLEAERNLRDIWDRLPVGEIDGGLEEFADAVVTPATVEDPYGPVSRFLALVEESDTFRFVGFELGLIEPCMDDLCRQITDGLKATIIDLPNVANYIRSTYPDLSTRTLRSGNLTALLHDDPPPNGLSLFDDRVGLCVYAPDTGTLQAMVDTDSLAVRTWAEQTFDQYRQAARPLALEAETEIG, encoded by the coding sequence ATGGGATCAGCACTCGAGGATGTCGAGTACCTCGCTCGTTCCTCTCACCGAGTGACGGTGCTCGCGTCACTCTCGGAAGCGCCGAGAACGCGGGCCGAATTGCAGGAGTCGACAGGCGCATCGGCGTCGACGATCAGCCGAACGCTCCGGACGCTCGAGCAACGTCGCTGGGCCGTCCGAAACGGCCACTGTTACGAGGCGACGCCGCTCGGAGCGTACGTCGCGACGGGCGTCACTGACCTGCTCGAGCGACTGGAGGCCGAGCGAAACCTTCGCGATATCTGGGACCGATTGCCGGTTGGTGAGATCGACGGAGGACTCGAAGAATTCGCTGACGCCGTCGTGACGCCGGCCACCGTGGAGGATCCGTACGGGCCGGTGTCTCGCTTCCTCGCACTGGTCGAGGAGAGCGATACGTTCCGTTTCGTCGGCTTCGAACTGGGATTGATCGAACCCTGTATGGACGACCTCTGCAGACAGATCACAGACGGGTTAAAAGCGACCATCATCGACCTGCCCAACGTCGCGAACTACATTCGCTCGACCTATCCTGACCTCTCGACGAGAACGCTCCGGAGCGGGAACCTCACCGCCTTGCTCCACGACGACCCGCCCCCGAACGGTCTCAGCCTCTTCGACGACCGGGTCGGTCTCTGCGTCTACGCGCCCGACACCGGAACCCTGCAAGCGATGGTCGACACCGACTCGCTGGCGGTTCGCACCTGGGCCGAACAGACGTTCGACCAGTATCGGCAGGCAGCGCGACCGCTGGCGCTCGAGGCCGAGACCGAGATCGGATAA